In one window of Deltaproteobacteria bacterium DNA:
- a CDS encoding hemin ABC transporter substrate-binding protein: MLLVALLLAAGPRQHLGPPVPAEVRRVVTVAPALSEIVLALGAGERLAGVTRFDDDPRERDLPRIGGYNDPQPEAVLAVKPDLILAEPAPENRGPVETLARLGIAVETFPLSTVGHIEAAISAIAGFLGVPERGLALNADLERARQQARKAAAGRKRTRALLVFGLDPLVVAGPGGFAGELLADAGGENAAGDNPLPFFRLSAEAAVRAAPEAIVLCGIDAPPGRSPIPGLEKTRVTTLRSTALLHPGPRLPEALSDLAAALRR, translated from the coding sequence ATGCTGCTTGTTGCCCTGCTGCTCGCGGCGGGGCCACGGCAGCATCTCGGCCCGCCGGTGCCCGCCGAGGTCCGGCGGGTGGTGACGGTGGCCCCGGCGTTGTCGGAGATCGTGCTCGCCCTCGGCGCCGGAGAGCGCCTCGCCGGCGTCACGCGCTTCGACGACGACCCGCGCGAGCGCGACCTTCCCCGGATCGGGGGCTACAACGATCCGCAGCCCGAAGCGGTCCTGGCGGTGAAGCCGGATCTCATCCTGGCGGAGCCCGCGCCGGAGAACAGGGGCCCGGTGGAGACGTTGGCGCGGCTCGGCATCGCGGTGGAGACGTTTCCCCTCTCCACCGTGGGGCACATCGAGGCCGCCATCTCGGCCATCGCGGGCTTCCTCGGCGTGCCGGAGCGAGGGCTCGCGCTGAACGCGGACCTCGAGCGCGCCCGGCAGCAGGCGCGGAAGGCCGCAGCGGGACGCAAGAGGACCCGCGCCCTGCTCGTCTTCGGACTCGATCCGCTGGTGGTCGCCGGTCCCGGCGGATTCGCCGGAGAGTTGCTCGCCGACGCGGGAGGCGAGAATGCCGCGGGAGACAATCCGTTGCCCTTCTTCCGGCTCAGCGCCGAGGCCGCGGTGCGCGCGGCGCCCGAAGCGATCGTGCTCTGTGGTATCGACGCTCCGCCCGGCCGCTCTCCCATCCCCGGACTGGAGAAGACCCGCGTGACCACGCTCCGATCGACCGCGCTCCTGCATCCCGGACCGCGCCTCCCGGAGGCGCTCTCCGACCTCGCCGCCGCGCTCCGGAGATGA
- a CDS encoding iron ABC transporter permease — MKRSAAARAALAVAVLIPAVAISAIVGLSTGAGALSLRDALAGREPDATVLFRLRVPRVILAAEVGAALSVAGVALQALLRNPLADPFVFGLSGGAAIGTALVTVASGTALGVAASSAASFVGVLPAQLAAVAGAMAAALLVFTLGRARGQLEPARALLVGVVFNSFASALVLSVEAVLRPDQMQAVSLWLAGALGYEPMPLLTGAALALVVPALVLVALAGRLNLLALGDEGAAALGVDVGRTRILAFFAASAAVGIAVAFTGLVGFVGLIVPHAVRLLTGPDHRVVLPASALGGAAFLILADALARVLFRGLGAEPPVGAVTAIVGAPLFVLLMRSRR, encoded by the coding sequence ATGAAGCGCTCGGCGGCCGCGCGCGCGGCGCTGGCGGTCGCGGTCCTCATCCCCGCGGTGGCCATATCCGCGATCGTCGGGCTCTCGACAGGAGCCGGAGCGCTCTCACTGCGCGATGCCCTCGCGGGCCGCGAGCCGGATGCGACGGTGCTCTTCCGGCTGCGCGTTCCCCGGGTCATTCTGGCTGCGGAGGTGGGCGCCGCGCTTTCCGTTGCCGGCGTCGCCCTGCAAGCGCTTTTGCGCAATCCCCTCGCCGACCCCTTCGTCTTCGGCCTCTCCGGTGGCGCGGCCATCGGCACCGCCCTGGTGACGGTGGCCTCCGGCACCGCGCTCGGCGTCGCGGCCAGCTCCGCGGCGTCGTTCGTCGGCGTCCTTCCCGCGCAGTTGGCGGCGGTAGCGGGAGCGATGGCCGCCGCGCTGCTCGTCTTCACGCTCGGGCGCGCGCGCGGCCAGCTCGAGCCTGCCCGGGCGCTGCTGGTGGGCGTCGTCTTCAACTCCTTCGCTTCCGCGCTGGTGCTTTCGGTGGAAGCGGTCCTCCGGCCCGATCAGATGCAGGCGGTCTCCCTCTGGCTGGCGGGCGCTCTCGGGTACGAGCCGATGCCCCTGCTCACCGGCGCCGCGCTCGCCCTGGTGGTGCCGGCGCTGGTGCTCGTGGCCCTCGCGGGACGGCTCAATCTGCTCGCGCTGGGCGACGAGGGCGCCGCCGCCCTCGGCGTGGACGTGGGCCGCACGCGCATTTTGGCCTTCTTCGCCGCGAGCGCAGCCGTGGGCATCGCGGTGGCGTTCACGGGCTTGGTCGGATTCGTCGGCCTGATCGTGCCGCACGCCGTCCGCCTGCTCACCGGTCCCGATCACCGGGTGGTGCTTCCTGCCTCCGCGCTTGGGGGAGCGGCCTTCCTGATCCTCGCAGATGCCCTCGCCCGCGTCCTCTTTCGCGGCCTCGGCGCGGAGCCGCCGGTCGGCGCCGTGACCGCCATCGTCGGAGCGCCGCTCTTCGTCCTCTTGATGCGGAGCCGCCGGTGA
- a CDS encoding helix-hairpin-helix domain-containing protein: protein MLPGLLAALLCAATEPLPLPSSDGGAAAAQASKAPRKKPGKAALTGVLNVNRATEAELRLLPGIGKRRAELIVARRQKKPFATVDEVGRIKGMRALVQRLRSRLTLQGDTTLRPLRP, encoded by the coding sequence ATGCTCCCCGGACTGCTGGCAGCGCTCCTCTGCGCCGCGACGGAGCCGCTGCCGTTGCCGTCTTCGGACGGCGGCGCGGCCGCAGCCCAGGCGTCCAAGGCGCCACGCAAGAAACCGGGAAAGGCGGCGCTCACCGGCGTCCTCAACGTGAACCGCGCAACCGAGGCGGAGTTGCGGCTTCTTCCGGGTATCGGGAAACGGCGGGCAGAGCTGATCGTCGCCCGCCGGCAGAAGAAGCCGTTCGCGACGGTCGACGAGGTGGGCCGCATCAAAGGCATGCGCGCGTTGGTGCAGCGGCTGCGATCGCGCCTCACCCTACAGGGGGACACGACCTTGCGTCCGCTCCGCCCTTGA
- the galU gene encoding UTP--glucose-1-phosphate uridylyltransferase GalU: protein MKHPLRKVVIPAAGLGTRFLPATKAIPKEMLPIVDTPTIQLVVEEAVKAGVEQVVVVNGRGKSAIEDHFDRSYELEDTLSRKKSSELFRQVRRISDMVRLVSVRQKEPLGLGHAVLAAKPAIGDEWFGVLLGDDLIDSDDPAIGQLARVATQTGKAAVALMPVRDDQTHMYGVAAGQPQADGNILVDRIVEKPPRGSAPSNLAVVGRYLLPPDVFGILEKVKPGAGGEIQLTDALAVLAQQGRLIGVRFQGERHDAGDRLGYLQANLAYALKRPELRDPLLEYLRQVVKQ from the coding sequence ATGAAGCACCCGCTGCGCAAGGTCGTCATTCCCGCCGCCGGCCTGGGGACGCGTTTCCTCCCCGCCACCAAGGCCATCCCCAAGGAGATGCTCCCCATCGTCGACACCCCCACCATCCAGCTCGTCGTCGAAGAGGCGGTGAAGGCGGGCGTCGAGCAGGTCGTCGTGGTCAACGGCCGCGGCAAGTCGGCCATCGAGGACCACTTCGATCGCAGCTACGAGCTGGAGGACACGCTCTCCCGCAAGAAGAGCAGCGAGCTCTTCCGGCAGGTCCGCCGGATCAGCGACATGGTGCGCCTGGTCAGCGTCCGGCAGAAGGAACCGCTCGGGCTCGGCCATGCGGTGCTCGCGGCCAAGCCGGCCATCGGCGACGAATGGTTCGGCGTCCTGCTCGGCGACGACCTGATCGATTCCGACGACCCGGCCATCGGACAGCTCGCCCGCGTGGCCACGCAGACGGGAAAAGCGGCGGTGGCGCTGATGCCGGTGCGCGACGACCAGACGCACATGTACGGCGTGGCCGCCGGTCAACCGCAGGCGGACGGGAACATCCTCGTCGACCGCATCGTGGAGAAACCTCCGCGGGGATCCGCCCCCTCCAACCTGGCGGTGGTGGGCCGGTACCTGCTGCCTCCCGACGTCTTCGGCATCCTCGAGAAGGTGAAGCCGGGAGCGGGAGGCGAGATCCAGCTCACCGACGCTCTCGCGGTCCTCGCGCAGCAGGGCCGGCTGATCGGCGTCCGCTTCCAGGGCGAGCGCCACGACGCCGGCGACCGGCTCGGCTACCTCCAGGCGAACCTCGCCTACGCCCTGAAGCGGCCGGAGCTGCGCGATCCGTTGCTCGAGTACCTGCGTCAGGTGGTGAAGCAATGA
- a CDS encoding TonB-dependent receptor: MPPSRTSCRRLLPFAVLLATVARAQEPGETIEVEGNRPEASPRAPAAQTTAIDVRQYAGAVRTVSELLEAAPGVTVHALGGPGQTATLSLRGGTADQSVVLLDGIPLQGPGGGAIDLATVPATLLERITVTRGVVGAQFGAGALGGVVELQPTVAHGNSSLGAQLSAGSFGTMQAAADGTAALNEGSAVVAVQADRTAGGFEFARQLTPEIPNAPYYGFTRQNDDSKRLSAMARVAQPLGAAEIDLLVQGSAGERGLPGPAAATTSRSRELDAGGLAGVRVRGTGDGSAWSVRTWGRLDRIELRGVQSFGDCDDGSPECPRLDQRSSSGAAEAEYGFLAARSHWLRASLQAREDRVHGGDTGSHDRVLLSAALTDDIASGGGFSFHPALRVERVGSKTGVSPAVTASWRPANSESLELRAGSGLSFRAPTFTELYLERNGVAANPGLRPERAWSIDAGGTWRNGGAAISAGVFWSAYRDLIVYEFYPPAKVKPFNVGGARIAGAELQGSVTLPAGFRIDAAYSFLHTVNLREGDQEGHSLSYRPPHRVFVRGARRGDRLEGYFEGRFTSAMPRNPYDTAAQAAQLVFNAGLGVRAAGPLWLDFEAKNLFDDRTLEDVFQYPLPGFSIAVIARARL, from the coding sequence GTGCCGCCGTCCCGCACCTCCTGTCGTCGCCTCCTGCCCTTCGCGGTGCTGCTCGCGACCGTCGCGCGCGCGCAGGAGCCCGGCGAGACCATCGAGGTGGAGGGGAACCGCCCGGAGGCATCGCCTCGCGCGCCCGCGGCGCAGACGACGGCGATCGACGTGCGCCAGTACGCAGGCGCGGTGCGGACCGTTTCCGAGTTGCTCGAGGCGGCGCCTGGCGTCACCGTGCATGCCCTTGGCGGTCCCGGCCAGACTGCGACCTTGTCGCTGCGCGGCGGCACGGCCGACCAGTCGGTGGTGCTGCTCGATGGCATCCCGCTGCAGGGTCCGGGAGGCGGCGCCATCGATCTCGCGACGGTGCCCGCCACGTTGCTCGAGCGGATCACCGTCACCCGGGGTGTGGTCGGCGCGCAATTCGGCGCCGGAGCTCTCGGCGGGGTGGTCGAGCTGCAGCCGACCGTCGCGCATGGCAACAGCAGCCTCGGCGCCCAACTCTCGGCGGGATCGTTCGGAACCATGCAGGCCGCAGCGGACGGGACGGCGGCGCTCAATGAAGGGAGCGCCGTCGTGGCGGTGCAGGCCGATCGCACTGCAGGCGGATTCGAGTTTGCGCGCCAACTCACGCCGGAGATCCCGAATGCGCCGTATTACGGGTTCACCCGTCAGAACGACGACTCGAAGCGGCTCTCGGCGATGGCGCGGGTGGCGCAACCGCTGGGAGCAGCGGAGATCGATTTGCTGGTCCAGGGTTCCGCGGGCGAGCGCGGGCTGCCCGGACCGGCGGCAGCGACCACGAGCCGGTCGCGCGAGCTCGATGCAGGAGGTCTTGCGGGCGTTCGTGTGCGCGGAACCGGCGACGGCTCCGCGTGGTCGGTCCGGACCTGGGGGCGCCTCGACCGGATCGAGCTGCGCGGGGTGCAGTCATTCGGGGATTGCGACGATGGTTCGCCGGAATGTCCACGTCTCGACCAGCGATCGTCGTCCGGCGCGGCGGAAGCAGAGTACGGATTTCTCGCCGCGCGCAGCCACTGGCTCCGCGCTTCGCTACAGGCGCGAGAGGACCGGGTCCACGGCGGCGACACCGGCTCGCATGATCGCGTCTTGTTGTCCGCCGCGCTCACTGACGACATCGCATCCGGCGGTGGATTTTCCTTTCACCCTGCCCTCCGCGTCGAGCGCGTCGGCTCCAAGACCGGCGTGAGCCCGGCGGTGACGGCATCGTGGCGTCCCGCGAACAGCGAATCGCTGGAGCTGCGCGCAGGCTCGGGATTGTCGTTCCGCGCCCCTACGTTCACCGAGCTGTATCTGGAGCGGAACGGCGTCGCCGCGAACCCCGGCTTGCGGCCGGAGCGCGCGTGGTCCATCGATGCGGGCGGAACCTGGCGCAACGGCGGCGCTGCGATCTCCGCCGGCGTCTTCTGGTCTGCTTACCGCGACCTCATCGTCTACGAGTTCTACCCCCCCGCGAAAGTGAAACCGTTCAACGTCGGCGGCGCGCGGATTGCCGGAGCCGAGCTGCAAGGCTCGGTGACGCTGCCAGCGGGGTTCCGGATCGACGCGGCGTACAGCTTCCTGCACACGGTCAACCTGCGCGAAGGCGACCAGGAGGGGCACAGCCTTTCATATCGCCCCCCGCATCGGGTGTTCGTACGGGGCGCGCGTCGAGGCGACCGCCTCGAAGGCTACTTCGAAGGCCGCTTCACCTCCGCCATGCCGCGCAATCCGTACGACACGGCGGCGCAGGCGGCCCAGCTCGTGTTCAACGCCGGTCTCGGGGTCCGTGCCGCGGGCCCGCTCTGGCTCGATTTCGAAGCGAAGAACCTTTTCGACGACCGCACCCTGGAGGACGTCTTTCAGTATCCACTGCCGGGGTTCTCGATTGCGGTCATCGCGCGCGCCCGCCTCTGA
- a CDS encoding ABC transporter ATP-binding protein, which yields MTLLEGRELRYRHSAGASEAVAGASLAVARGEVVGVIGPNAAGKSTLARLCCGLLPAQHGTLLLQGAPLARLSRRDRARRVAFLSQNPPHDLSFTAREVALMGRAPHLGLWSLEGPHDLERANAALEEVDALDLADRPVSQLSGGERQRVFLARAFAQEAALLVLDEPTAALDLAHQVLLVNALRRRARDGGGALLVLHDLALAGAACDRLVLMHVGRVVAEGAPADVLRPEVLEPVYGTEVEVMANPATGQPLVAPRISR from the coding sequence GTGACGTTGCTCGAAGGCCGCGAGCTGCGCTACCGGCATTCCGCAGGGGCCTCGGAGGCGGTCGCGGGGGCCTCGCTCGCCGTGGCGCGCGGTGAGGTGGTCGGCGTGATCGGGCCCAACGCCGCCGGAAAGAGCACCCTCGCGCGCCTCTGCTGCGGGCTGTTGCCGGCCCAGCACGGCACGCTGCTGCTGCAGGGCGCGCCGCTGGCCAGGCTCTCGCGCCGCGACCGCGCCCGCCGGGTCGCATTCCTGTCCCAGAATCCGCCGCACGATCTCTCCTTCACCGCCCGCGAGGTTGCCCTGATGGGGCGCGCGCCCCACCTCGGCCTCTGGTCCCTGGAGGGACCGCACGATCTGGAGCGCGCGAACGCGGCGCTCGAGGAAGTCGACGCGCTGGATCTCGCCGATCGTCCGGTCTCCCAGCTTTCGGGCGGAGAGCGCCAGCGCGTCTTTCTCGCCCGCGCGTTCGCGCAGGAGGCGGCGCTGCTGGTGCTGGACGAACCGACCGCGGCTCTCGATCTCGCGCACCAGGTCCTGCTGGTGAACGCCCTCCGCCGCAGGGCCCGCGACGGCGGCGGCGCGCTCCTCGTGCTGCACGATCTTGCGCTCGCCGGCGCCGCCTGCGACCGGCTCGTCTTGATGCACGTCGGCCGGGTGGTGGCGGAGGGCGCGCCCGCCGACGTCTTGCGCCCCGAGGTCCTCGAGCCCGTCTACGGAACGGAAGTCGAGGTGATGGCAAATCCGGCGACCGGACAGCCGCTGGTCGCTCCGCGCATCTCGCGGTGA